In Providencia hangzhouensis, the DNA window AAATGATTGGTAAAACGCTGATCATGACAGATGGTAAAACTTTATTGGGTGCCGATGATAAAGCGGGTATTGCAGAAATAATCACAGCCCTCGTACGCTTAAGGGAAAAAAATATTCCTCATGGTAAAATCTGTCTTGCATTTACCCCTGATGAAGAGATAGGACGCGGGGCTCGCCATATCGATTTTAAACAATTTGATGCATTGTGGGCCTATACCGTCGATGGTGGTGGAGTTGGTGAATTAGAGTATGAAAATTTTAATGCGGCCAATGTTTCCATTAAAATTGTTGGCAATAACACTCATCCCGGTACAGCCAAAGGGGTGATGGTTAATGCATTAGGGCTAGCGAACCGTATTCATTCGATGTTACCTCCTGATGAAACACCTGAAAATACAGAAGGGTATGAAGGGTTTTATCATTTAACATCGTTAAAAGGTACAGTTGAAAAGGCCGAGTTGAATTATATTATTCGTGATTTTGACTTAGCAGGCTTTGAAGCTAGGAAGAAAAATATAATTCGAATTGCTGAAAAAGTTGGCGAAGGGCTGCACCCAAGCTGTTATATCGAACTGACACTTGATGATACCTATTATAACATGCATAAAGAGGTCATGAAGTACCCACATGTTATTGAATTAGCGAAACAAGCAATGCTTGATTGTGGTATTGAGCCAGTTATTCAACCTGTCCGTGGTGGTACCGACGGTGCACAGCTTTCACATCGCGGTTTACCATGTCCAAATATTTTCACAGGTGGTTATAATTTCCATAGTAAACATGAATTTATAACACAAGAAGGTATGGAGCAGGCTGTTAGTGTGATTATGCGTATTGCGGAGCTAACGGCCATTCACGCACGGCAATCGTGATATTTTATGAGAAGTAAGAGAGGTTGTTGACAAAGTGGGATAAAAGCGTGGTTTTTCCCACTTTGTGTTATCAGCCGAAAATCAATAAATTGATTTTCCTAATTTATTTTCAAAACCTATTCGACTTGTCGCCAAACATAATATGTTTGTCAGCACTCTTACTGTTGTTATTGAAATAATACAGAAATACCACTAAGTGCCAGTAAAACT includes these proteins:
- the pepT gene encoding peptidase T, which gives rise to MDKLLERFFEYTAFDTQSKLNAKTVPSSAGQLKFARALVNELNELGFEKITLSDQGCVMAYLPSNVDWDVPTIGFISHLDTAPDFSGKNVSPQVLENYRGGDIALGIGDEVLSPVMFPVLHEMIGKTLIMTDGKTLLGADDKAGIAEIITALVRLREKNIPHGKICLAFTPDEEIGRGARHIDFKQFDALWAYTVDGGGVGELEYENFNAANVSIKIVGNNTHPGTAKGVMVNALGLANRIHSMLPPDETPENTEGYEGFYHLTSLKGTVEKAELNYIIRDFDLAGFEARKKNIIRIAEKVGEGLHPSCYIELTLDDTYYNMHKEVMKYPHVIELAKQAMLDCGIEPVIQPVRGGTDGAQLSHRGLPCPNIFTGGYNFHSKHEFITQEGMEQAVSVIMRIAELTAIHARQS